A genomic region of Candidatus Bipolaricaulota bacterium contains the following coding sequences:
- a CDS encoding ribonuclease HI family protein codes for MDKLFVYVEGMARGEPGEAGIGIAVTDKDGNVIEEVSRLIGRSTSEVAEYRALLEGCRTALSYSPKSVILFTADQRLANHINGIFETRKPHLKHLADTIKGLLDAFPQWRVNLIDRDANRLAHRLVKQAFHNQVQARMTRERLELRLLARTATLSDAAMEKLIEYADRLQGE; via the coding sequence ATGGACAAGCTATTCGTCTACGTGGAGGGAATGGCGCGCGGCGAGCCGGGCGAGGCCGGGATCGGGATCGCGGTGACCGATAAAGACGGAAACGTGATCGAGGAGGTCTCCCGCCTGATCGGGAGATCGACCTCCGAGGTCGCCGAGTACCGCGCGTTGCTCGAAGGGTGCCGCACCGCCCTCTCCTACTCTCCCAAGTCGGTGATCCTATTCACTGCTGATCAGCGATTGGCGAACCACATCAACGGGATATTCGAGACGCGCAAGCCCCATCTGAAACACCTTGCCGACACGATAAAGGGACTCCTCGATGCGTTCCCCCAATGGCGGGTGAATCTGATCGACCGCGACGCCAACCGCCTCGCGCACCGCCTGGTGAAGCAGGCGTTCCACAACCAGGTGCAGGCGCGGATGACGCGCGAACGGTTGGAACTTCGCCTCCTCGCTCGGACCGCCACCCTGAGCGACGCGGCGATGGAGAAGCTGATCGAGTACGCCGACCGGCTGCAGGGGGAGTGA
- a CDS encoding ABC transporter substrate-binding protein, with the protein MKIVVSLLVVGLVIGVSIAGIGSDAIKVGALVPLSGSIAPYGPPIIDGAKLAVEQINAAGGVLGKKLELVVRDTASSPDVGRDAARKLVELDRVPAIIGAFSSGVTLAVSSVTIPAEVVLISPVSVSAAISALDDNDYVFRTIVSNDVQGKVLARLARLLNYDTVSIIYVNNAYGKDLTDGFTKSYTRYGGTVDAAVPYEQDKPSYRSEIGKAIASNPEALLLISYAVDGRKQIVEAIEAGYQGKFLFSSSMTGKEVAPGPGCISANEPGPIEGAFGTAPAGTGFHVDQFNADFTAKFGSVNVPPFYYQAYDAAMLVALAIERAGKATGEAIRDNLRAVANPPGEKIYYGEWAKAIALLNAGKEIDYEGVSGPVDFNATGGVTAEILIWQVKGCQVVPVLTVSG; encoded by the coding sequence ATGAAAATAGTTGTTTCGTTGCTGGTTGTTGGATTGGTCATCGGTGTGAGTATCGCGGGGATAGGATCAGACGCGATCAAGGTCGGGGCACTGGTCCCGCTCTCTGGGTCGATAGCTCCGTACGGACCGCCGATCATCGACGGGGCGAAGCTCGCGGTGGAACAGATCAACGCTGCCGGCGGGGTACTGGGGAAGAAACTCGAACTCGTGGTCCGGGACACGGCGAGCTCCCCTGACGTCGGCCGGGACGCCGCGCGGAAGCTGGTCGAGCTCGATCGCGTGCCCGCGATCATCGGAGCGTTCTCCAGCGGGGTTACGCTCGCCGTCTCCAGCGTCACCATCCCGGCCGAGGTGGTCCTCATCTCGCCCGTATCCGTCTCGGCGGCCATCTCCGCATTGGACGACAACGACTACGTCTTCCGCACGATCGTGTCGAACGACGTCCAGGGGAAGGTCCTGGCCCGGCTGGCGCGGCTCCTTAACTACGACACCGTGTCGATCATCTACGTCAACAACGCCTACGGCAAGGACCTGACCGACGGGTTCACGAAGAGCTATACGCGCTACGGGGGAACGGTCGATGCAGCGGTCCCGTACGAACAGGACAAGCCCTCGTATCGGAGCGAGATAGGAAAGGCGATCGCGTCCAACCCCGAAGCCCTCCTTCTGATCTCCTACGCGGTCGACGGGCGGAAGCAGATCGTGGAGGCGATCGAGGCCGGATATCAGGGGAAATTCCTGTTCAGCTCATCCATGACGGGTAAAGAGGTGGCGCCAGGACCGGGGTGCATCTCGGCTAACGAGCCCGGGCCGATCGAAGGGGCGTTCGGGACCGCGCCGGCCGGGACGGGCTTTCACGTGGACCAGTTCAACGCCGACTTCACGGCGAAGTTCGGCTCGGTCAACGTCCCCCCGTTCTACTACCAGGCCTACGACGCAGCGATGCTGGTCGCCCTGGCGATCGAGCGTGCTGGCAAGGCGACTGGCGAGGCGATCCGCGACAACCTGCGCGCGGTGGCCAACCCACCGGGGGAGAAGATCTACTACGGCGAGTGGGCGAAGGCGATCGCGCTGCTCAATGCGGGGAAGGAGATCGACTACGAAGGGGTATCCGGCCCGGTCGACTTCAACGCAACGGGCGGGGTGACCGCCGAGATCCTGATCTGGCAGGTCAAGGGCTGCCAGGTCGTGCCGGTGTTGACCGTATCCGGTTGA
- a CDS encoding nitroreductase family protein, protein METDVLQFITKRRSIRKFTGDPVPREALITALKAAMAAPSANDAKPWEFIVVTEKEKIKKLCLAHPYANFGVDAGAVVIPFGRKKGYKWFDQDMAAATENLLLAVANLGLGATWCGMDDAKQDSIRPLVGLPADLYAFALIPIGVPAEGKPPRTQYDEGRIRWERY, encoded by the coding sequence ATGGAGACCGACGTTCTGCAGTTCATCACCAAGCGCAGGTCGATCCGCAAGTTCACCGGAGACCCGGTCCCGCGGGAGGCGCTCATCACGGCGCTGAAGGCGGCGATGGCCGCCCCGTCGGCGAACGACGCCAAGCCGTGGGAGTTCATCGTGGTCACCGAGAAGGAGAAGATCAAAAAGCTCTGTCTTGCGCACCCGTACGCAAACTTCGGGGTTGACGCCGGTGCGGTCGTGATCCCGTTCGGGAGGAAGAAGGGGTATAAGTGGTTCGACCAGGACATGGCCGCAGCGACGGAGAACCTCCTCCTGGCGGTGGCCAACCTCGGGCTCGGCGCCACCTGGTGCGGGATGGACGATGCGAAACAGGATTCGATCCGCCCGCTCGTCGGCCTTCCCGCCGATCTCTATGCGTTCGCCCTCATCCCGATCGGCGTCCCGGCCGAGGGCAAGCCGCCCCGCACCCAGTACGATGAAGGCAGGATCCGTTGGGAAAGATACTGA
- a CDS encoding putative DNA binding domain-containing protein gives MRELNEIRTLLDKLEHQPADSLEDQDLDFKEWNFQSMKRSIDRVVEMAICMANGGGGTVVFGINDKAVGRAKAILGVPPEVDINRLKKAVYDSTDPKLTPVFQELSVPEGTGRLIVMQIYPGLPPYTDTSGLGKIRVGTDCQPLTGTLRRRVMVETGETDFTATSVPGRPRAMISAAAMERLREVARRENAPDDLLRRPDQELLSSLGLIRDGHLLRAGVLLIGTEDAIREHFPGYVWTHLRMVSDTDYSDRADGYNALPIALERISDRIMADNPITTVRQGLFHFEIRTYPEIALREALLNAFVHADYRLHGPILIKQFRNRLEISNPGGLPGGITPENILRHEPVPRNPALVDALTRLRLVNRSNLGVRRMYHALLIEGKEPPEIIDEGEAVRVIFRASDLSISFRLFVAEEADKNRILTVEDLLIIQYLLRHPEIDTTTAARITQQSESNAKETLSRMELDLGYLERGGTGRGTYWILRPDLHRRLSAFGHPERNRRIDWEAAKTRVLSVLKQRAQRREPGLSNAEIRQITHLDRHQVVRLMRELRKENPEIQPPGRGRGARHEWKQIEQLNDGAH, from the coding sequence ATGCGCGAACTTAACGAAATCCGAACGCTCCTTGATAAACTTGAACATCAGCCCGCGGATTCCCTCGAAGACCAAGACCTCGATTTTAAAGAATGGAACTTCCAGAGCATGAAACGTTCAATAGATCGCGTTGTTGAAATGGCCATCTGCATGGCTAACGGTGGAGGAGGAACGGTAGTCTTCGGGATAAACGACAAGGCTGTAGGACGTGCAAAAGCGATCCTCGGAGTTCCTCCAGAAGTGGACATCAATCGCCTGAAGAAAGCCGTTTACGATTCCACTGATCCCAAACTTACCCCGGTATTCCAGGAGCTTTCTGTACCAGAAGGGACAGGCCGACTTATCGTGATGCAGATCTATCCGGGGCTGCCTCCTTACACGGACACAAGTGGACTCGGTAAGATCCGCGTCGGAACGGATTGTCAACCACTTACAGGTACGCTACGACGTCGTGTGATGGTGGAAACCGGTGAGACCGACTTCACTGCTACCTCTGTTCCTGGTAGACCCAGAGCCATGATTTCCGCTGCAGCAATGGAGCGTCTGCGAGAAGTGGCTCGACGGGAAAACGCCCCGGATGATTTGTTACGCCGGCCCGACCAGGAATTACTTTCCTCTTTGGGGCTCATACGCGATGGGCATTTGTTGAGAGCGGGAGTTTTGCTGATCGGTACAGAGGACGCAATTCGCGAACATTTTCCCGGGTATGTCTGGACGCATCTGCGCATGGTCTCCGATACGGACTATTCAGACCGCGCAGATGGATATAATGCACTTCCGATTGCTTTAGAGCGCATTTCTGATCGGATCATGGCCGATAACCCGATTACTACCGTTCGCCAAGGCTTGTTTCACTTTGAGATCAGGACTTATCCCGAAATCGCTTTACGGGAGGCTTTGCTAAACGCCTTTGTCCATGCCGACTACCGGCTTCACGGCCCCATTCTGATCAAGCAGTTCCGTAACCGTCTCGAGATCAGCAATCCCGGTGGTCTTCCTGGTGGTATAACGCCAGAAAATATCCTGCGGCATGAGCCTGTCCCGCGGAACCCGGCCTTGGTAGATGCTCTAACCCGCTTACGCCTCGTCAATCGCAGTAACCTCGGAGTGCGCCGGATGTACCATGCACTCCTCATTGAGGGTAAAGAGCCACCTGAGATCATTGACGAAGGCGAGGCCGTCCGGGTTATCTTTCGTGCCAGCGATCTCTCAATCTCATTTCGTCTATTCGTCGCAGAAGAAGCCGACAAGAATCGCATCCTGACGGTGGAAGATCTCCTTATCATCCAATATCTCCTGAGGCATCCGGAAATTGACACGACAACTGCAGCCCGGATCACCCAGCAATCGGAGAGCAATGCTAAAGAAACTCTGAGCCGCATGGAGCTCGATCTGGGCTATCTGGAACGCGGGGGAACCGGTCGAGGTACATACTGGATACTCCGTCCCGATCTACATCGACGTCTATCGGCTTTCGGCCATCCAGAGCGAAACCGCCGCATTGACTGGGAAGCTGCCAAGACTCGGGTGTTGAGCGTCCTTAAACAAAGAGCTCAACGTAGAGAGCCCGGTTTGAGTAATGCAGAGATCCGTCAGATTACACACTTAGACCGCCATCAGGTTGTCCGTCTTATGAGAGAATTGCGTAAGGAGAACCCAGAAATACAACCTCCAGGGCGAGGCAGAGGGGCGCGTCATGAATGGAAGCAAATAGAGCAACTCAATGATGGCGCGCATTAA